The following coding sequences are from one Anabas testudineus chromosome 16, fAnaTes1.2, whole genome shotgun sequence window:
- the LOC113171112 gene encoding LOW QUALITY PROTEIN: G patch domain-containing protein 8 (The sequence of the model RefSeq protein was modified relative to this genomic sequence to represent the inferred CDS: deleted 2 bases in 2 codons), translated as MGPKPREGPGMACSACYYLVISSTHLSNGHFRRVKGVFRGPLCPTANSDSPERAERALGCSVEDLKALFYCELCDKQYLRHQEFDNHINSYDHAHKQRLKELKHREFARNVASKSWKDQRKQEKALRRLHQLAQLQQETKQVPGRTYGLQSKVRAVCQQHDRDVEQRDHSPEDKPESCNHMQRPPSTQPRTAPVSHQPENPNQSSPRPLATAVAASPLITHLASNTGPPAVNPQSCLGLFPQLPLPGRERVGGRLGVSFCFSRRGPRLEPSASVFSDMEEEERGQRERMKERIKGILEDINREIGAAGERKHSESEKQKSSSDIVGPSDMKPIPRETVTEEEEIEKRDMVKEHSPISTAAPNNQRRDSLFSPLQTQVTIWGTALARAHMDTEQRVSEAEQKQETDGGGHDSKYMYVLGKDGSTSLRWPSSLLQFTKSQPHISYSCNPLCLNTERQEQLAEDLQESQQNQLCAPSHESNSHVPAVLIPDTHSCLQRQTRHQLRAQRQKKAEENIKAHQCIDVETEAHLFLKNKNLSSSETEPERGRRILSMENCVRAASHPFDPAQSDSSDTNSQNPLRGRLGGAREISERTITALSCKLESVTQPGTSRMCNGPSRCECGSETMCECASAPQPYMDVSGVSRKKRKASTKKHKLGKRKRGKREKASNNRQSARCKVRSVVSTVSTVRETGGEAEGSWGKKNRQSKSGEMRRRVWRAGSSCLLGRCEAEPVSVSVRKRRPHRTHSAESQAQTDREQPEHCSAYSQFSRHTADRDTEGEGKREGDAVTFPWRSHFSLYSFSPGCNSKLFWERGHHSNPRSFIDCCYPDNSCGRSLARKRKLLHGDRKFIHSKRKSFRHRGVWEERGRKMTGHSDCRDRGQTSDTEQWEWMRGNEEGRSRAGWRSRNRASEWDRVARFSPSPNNWARRSRHLSTEDVDWDRCSVDRWTWGSADSWEDRGTQRSRSGSRTGADSRDSPSCVWRCPGSRRSSSRHFSSPDWWTSRQTPYSPQSAINTRASRCRSLRSCSPCSSTSVSELSWEWSRSSTCSGVTVDGLTVSSNGTPPKDLRLSSEAPQEAKKESNSTSTTSSHISSSFSYSSPHRSSCAPTVPSLSTHSCDRSSLQPKDPNSQSDYCHAASAPFTISNSCTTVQGISTNKPLSQKPARTLLLPLIGKLPAIQRKARRKHGLLEKSQVKVREEEEDAKGTAVEAGEGVKNLKCSLDMAESNPGRTPTVCLSQIRTDDKQTGGETILPISFTAEEMDKYRLLQEQAREHMQKVLEQTQGSADTQRETSYTHAAQTENCGTSEERYTPVPAHLHNTSQHQTQSTDIDTAQTQAQHTLQAGLPVPHMTAQETFTQPMTLRVPNLPPLPSSPPLPSLHHIILQHTALSMPPSSSCPTSPCSPAIHSHQAQLPHPSPLSTLPFRITSTCLPSLYPLWFPPSSCPITPSLSSLNPLLFMGPHLLRSPQ; from the exons GAGCGTGCGGAGAGGGCTTTGGGCTGCTCAGTTGAGGATCTGAAGGCTCTTTTCTACTGTGAGCTGTGTGACAAGCAGTACCTCAGACACCAGGAGTTTGACAACCACATCAACTCCTACGACCATGCACATAAACAG AGGCTGAAGGAACTCAAGCACAGGGAGTTTGCTCGCAATGTGGCCTCGAAATCGTGGAAGGACCAGCGCAAACAGGAGAAAGCTCTCAGACGGCTGCACCAACTCGCACAGCTCCAACAGGAAACGAAGCA AGTTCCAGGAAGGACTTATGGGCTACAAAGTAAAGTCAGGGCTGTATGCCAGCAGCACGATAGAGATGTGGAACAAAGAGACCACAGCCCAGAGGACAAACCTGAATCCTGCAACCACATGCAGAGACCCCCTTCTACACAACCCAGGACAGCTCCTGTTAGCCATCAGCCAGAAAATCCAAACCAATCTTCCCCAAGACCACTGGCTACTGCTGTAGCAGCGTCCCCACTAATCACACATCTGGCATCCAATACAGGTCCTCCTGCAGTGAACCCTCAGTCTTGCCTGGGCTTGTTTCCACAGCTGCCTCTGCCCGGGCGGGAGAGAGTGGGAGGCAGACTCGGGGTGTCCTTCTGCTTCTCACGTAGGGGGCCCAGGCTGGAGCCTTCTGCCTCCGTCTTCTCGGacatggaggaagaggagagaggacagagggaaagaatgaaagaaaggatAAAGGGAATACTGGAAGATATCAACAGGGAAATTGGGGCAGCAGGGGAGAGGAAACATAGCGAGAGTGAAAAGCAGAAGTCCAGCTCTGACATTGTTGGACCGAGTGACATGAAGCCGATCCCCAGAGAGACTgtgacagaagaggaggagattgAAAAAAGAGACATGGTGAAAGAACACTCTCCTATTTCCACAGCAGCACCTAATAATCAGAGACGTGATTCGCTGTTCTCACCATTACAGACCCAGGTGACCATATGGGGCACAGCACTAGCAAGGGCACACATGGACACTGAACAGAGAGTCAGTGAGGCAGAGCAAAAGCAAGAAACAGAT GGGGGGGGGCATGACAGCAAGTATATGTATGTGCTGGGGAAAGATGGCTCTACTAGTCTGAGATGGCCTAGCAGTTTACTTCAGTTCACCAAGTCTCAACCACACATCTCCTACAGCTGCAACCCACTCTGCTTGAACACCGAGCGACAAGAACAACTCGCAGAGGATCTACAGGAGTCACAACAAAATCAATTGTGCGCCCCCTCTCATGAATCAAATTCACATGTGCCAGCTGTTCTTATACCAGACACTCATTCCTGTTTACAACGGCAGACAAGACATCAGTTGagagcacaaagacagaagaaagctGAGGAGAATATCAAGGCCCACCAATGTATCGATGTGGAGACAGAAGCACACCTGTTCCTAAAGAACAAAAACCTTTCATCATCTGAAACAGAACCAGAAAGAGGAAGACGTATACTAAGTATGGAGAATTGTGTGAGGGCAGCCTCCCATCCATTTGACCCCGCTCAGAGTGACAGCTCTGACACAAACTCCCAGAATCCTCTGCGAGGCAGATTAGGGGGTGCAAGAGAGATCAGTGAGAGAACCATCACAGCCCTGAGCTGTAAATTAGAGTCTGTCACCCAGCCTGGCACATCGAGAATGTGCAACGGCCCGTCCAGGTGTGAGTGTGGGAGTGAGACAATGTGCGAGTGTGCCAGCGCTCCGCAGCCATACATGGATGTCTCAGGGGTGTCACGCAAAAAGAGGAAAGccagcacaaagaaacacaagctgggaaagaggaaaaggggTAAGAGGGAAAAAGCTTCAAACAATCGACAATCAGCAAGGTGCAAAGTGAGGAGTGTTGTCTCCACAGTCTCCACTGTCAGAGAGACGGGAGGAGAAGCTGAGGGGAGCTGGGGGAAGAAAAACAGGCAAAGCAAGAGCggggagatgaggaggagggtgtggagagcagggagcagctgTCTCCTGGGGAGATGTGAGGCTGAGCCagtatctgtctctgtcaggaAGAGGAGGCCTCACAGGACCCACAGCGCTGAATCCcaggcacagacagacagagagcagccaGAGCACTGCAGTGCCTACTCCCAGTTCTccagacacacagcagacagagacaccGAGGGGGAGGGAAAGCGAGAAGGAGATGCTGTGACTTTTCCCTGGCGGTCTCACTTCTCCTTATACTCCTTCTCACCAGGATGCAACTCAAAGCTGTTTTGGGAAAGGGGTCACCATAGCAACCCCAGGAGTTTCATTGACTGCTGTTACCCTGACAACAGCTGTGGTCGCAGCCTGGCGAGAAAGAGAAAACTCCTCCACGGGGACAGGAAATTCATTCATAGTAAGAGGAAGAGTTTTAGGCATCGTGGAGTCtgggaggagagaggcaggaaaaTGACAGGGCATTCAGATTGCAGAGACAGAGGCCAGACTTCAGATACAGAACAGTGGGAGTGGATGAGAGGCAACGAGGAGGGTAGGTCAAGGGCTGGGTGGAGATCAAGAAACAGAGCATCGGAGTGGGATCGAGTGGCAAGGTTTAGCCCCAGTCCTAACAATTGGGCCAGGAGGAGCAGACACCTTAGCACAGAAGATGTAGACTGGGACAGGTGTAGTGTTGACAGATGGACATGGGGCAGCGCTGACAGCTGGGAAGACAGAGGGACACAAAGATCCAGGTCAGGCTCCAGGACAGGGGCTGACAGCAGAGACAGCCCgagctgtgtgtggagatgCCCAGGCAGCAGACGTTCAAGCTCGAGACACTTCTCAAGCCCCGACTGGTGGACAAGCAGACAGACTCCGTACAGCCCCCAGAGTGCGATCAACACCAGAGCCAGCAGATGCCGCAGCCTGCGCTCCTGCAGcccctgcagcagcaccagcgTGTCCGAACTAAGCTGGGAgtggagcaggagcagcaccTGCTCAGGAGTTACAGTGGATGGGTTGACAGTTAGCTCCAACGGGACACCCCCAAAAGATCTAAGACTCTCATCAGAGGCTCCACAGGAAGCAAAAAAGGAGAGCAACTCCACATCCACTACATCCAGTCATATCTCTAGCTCTTTCTCTTATTCCTCGCCCCACAGATCCTCTTGTGCTCCCACGGTTCCAAGTCTCAGCACACACTCTTGCGACAGAAGTTCTTTACAGCCAAAGGATCCAAATTCACAGTCTGACTATTGTCATGCAGCCTCTGCCCCTTTCACAATAAGCAACTCATGCACAACTGTTCAAGGAATATCTACTAACAAGCCTCTGTCACAGAAACCAGCCAGGACATTGCTTCTTCCTCTCATAGGAAAACTTCCAGCAATCCAGAGAAAGGCTAGGAGGAAACATGGGCTGCTGGAGAAGAGTCAGGTGAAGGttagagaagaggaagaggatgctAAGGGCACTGCTGTCGAGGCTGGAGAAGGTgtgaaaaatctgaaatgttctCTGGACATGGCTGAGTCAAACCCCGGTAGGACACCAACTGTCTGCCTGTCACAGATTAGGACTGatgacaaacaaacaggtgGAGAGACAATACTGCCAATCAGCTTTACTGCTGAGGAGATGGACAAATATCGCCTCCTGCAAGAGCAGGCGAGAGAACACATGCAGAAAGTCCTGGAACAGACACAAGGAAGCGCGGATACGCAAAGAGAAACCAGTTACACGCACGCCGCGCAGACAGAGAACTGTGGGACGTCTGAGGAACGATACACACCTGTACCTGCACACTTGCACAACACTTCACAGCATCAAACCCAGTCAACTGACATAGATACTGcgcaaacacaagcacagcacACCCTCCAGGCCGGCCTCCCAGTCCCACATATGACCGCACAAGAGACCTTTACTCAACCCATGACTCTGAGAGTTCCAAACCTCCCCCCTCTTCCGTCATCTCCGCCTCTCCCGAGCCTTCATCACATCATTTTACAGCACACTGCTCTCTCTATGCCGCCCTCCTCATCTTGTCCCACCTCGCCCTGCTCTCCTGCCATCCATTCACACCAAGCTCAGCTCCCTCAT CCCTCACCCCTCTCCACCCTTCCCTTCCGCATCACCTCCACCTGTCTCCCTTCTCTATATCCTCTTTGGTTCCCTCCATCCTCCTGTCCCATCACCccatccctctcctccctcaaCCCCCTGCTTTTCATGGGACCCCACTTGCTCCGCTCTCCCCAGTAG